From the Lolium rigidum isolate FL_2022 chromosome 2, APGP_CSIRO_Lrig_0.1, whole genome shotgun sequence genome, one window contains:
- the LOC124687605 gene encoding replication protein A 32 kDa subunit B-like has protein sequence MYGGGGQYDGGGGQYDGNGGAASANNLFGGGGFMPSQTTNTPEGGGGGGGFNKGRGSQTLMPLTVKQLMDASQTNDDKSSFAVNGWEVSTVRLVGRMLNKNERVTDVTFVLDDGTGRIEVNRWENETSDTEEMKLVNDGDYVIVNGGLKGFQGKRHVVAYSVRLVTNYNDITHHFLYCIYVHLDLAKAKRLASQPQANASTSTWNQAPLLNNQSASGNTAGKELTDLVMSVFHDPVLGNMEHGVSVDEVASRLKLSDAVARSTVQHLADIGNLYPTIDDNHFKSALNG, from the exons ATGTACGGCGGAGGCGGCCagtacgacggcggcggcgggcagtaCGACGGCAACGGCGGCGCCGCGAGCGCCAACAAcctcttcggcggcggcgggttcaTGCCCTCGCAGACCACCAACAccccggagggcggcggcggcggcggcggcttcaacAAG GGTCGCGGCTCGCAGACGCTGATGCCGCTCACCGTCAAGCAGCTCATGGACGCGTCACAGACCAACGACGACAAGTCCAGCTTCGCCGTCAATGGCTGGGAGGTGTCCACG GTTAGGCTTGTAGGACGCATGTTGAATAAGAACGAGCGGGTCACAGATGTTACGTTTGTTCTTGATGATGGTACAGGCAGGATAGAAGTGAATCGCTG GGAAAATGAGACGTCTGACACTGAAGAAATGAAGTTAGTCAA TGATGGCGACTATGTTATTGTCAATGGTGGTCTGAAAGGTTTTCAAGGGAAGCGTCACGTGGTTGCTTATTCTGTGCG GCTTGTAACCAACTACAATGATATAACCCATCACTTTCTGTACTGCATTTATGTGCATCTGGATCTTGCCAAGGCTAAG AGGTTGGCGTCTCAGCCCCAAGCAAATGCTAGTACATCAACATGGAACCAAGCTCCACTTCTTAATAATCAG TCTGCATCTGGAAATACTGCTGGAAAAGAGTTAACTGATTTGGTCATGAGTGTGTTTCATGACCCAGTACTTGG AAACATGGAGCATGGAGTAAGTGTCGATGAGGTTGCTAGCCGTCTTAAACTATCAGATGCAGTGGCCAG GTCGACTGTTCAACATCTTGCTGATATTGGCAACCTGTATCCAACTATCGATGACAACCACTTCAAGTCTGCACTGAATGGTTGA